The genomic segment ATATTTACTCGACTTCTTCCTGAAGAACCACGCTGCCAGGAAAAATATAAAAAATGCAACACACATTGTAGCGAAAGTTACGAGTCCAACGGTATAAACAATATTCTTTTTCTTTACATTTACCGTGTTCTCAATATCTTTTAAAAATTTTTCTTTATCTATTTTTGCATCTTTGGCATCTTTGCGAATTTCCATGGCAAGACGGTCGTTATAACTTTTCAGTACCTCTTCCTGCCTTTGCAGCCTGGATTCCATTAATTCAAATAATCTTTCTATACGTTTAGTTTCCTGGCGGGACTCAACCCCGGGAAGAGCTTCCACGCCTTTAATTACATGTTTCTTGGCGATATCATACATTTCTTTGTAATCTTTGTCTTCCGGGTATAATTTAATCAGTTTTTCCAGATAAACTATTGATTTCTGATAATCCTTTTGCCCGACATAAAGTTTTTGTATAATTTCGCTCAGGCACAATCCCATAATGTTTTTTGCTGATTCGGAGTTTTGCAGTTTTAAACCGCTTTCAAAATCATCAATAGCGCCGTAGAGATCGTCTTTGTTATATTTATCGCCTGCACGTTTAAAATAAGCTTCTGCAACATTTTTCTTTATTTTCGCTAAATCTGTTTCACTTTTCCCGGATTTAGCCGCTTTAGCAATATCTTTAGACGCACCTGATAAATCTTGTTTGTTGTATTTTTCAGTTGCGGTTTTTAGATAGTTATTTACATCAGTTTTGGAGTGTACTGCTGAATTGTTAAAAATTAGAATGGATGCTGCACAAATTATTATTTTTTGAGCAGTTTTTCTATTATTGACCATATTTCGTCCACTTTATACGGCTTCTCTATGAATCCGGCTATAGCAGTTTTATCGGATGCATTAAAAACCCTGTGAATGTCTTTGTGGGACGTACTTACTACTACGGGTATATTTTTTGTTTTTTCGTTTTGTTTCAATTTGGAATTTAAAGTAAATCCGTCCATTTGAGGCATCATTAAATCCGTTAAAATCAGGTTTGGAAGATGTTCTTCTACTTTCTGTAAAGCTTCAACTCCGTTTTTAGCTTCAAGCACTTCATAACCGGCTATTTCTAAAACTTCTCTTAGAAGTTTTCTTGTTTCCTCAACATCATCAACAATTAAAATTTTAACAGCCATATTTTTTTACCAAATTATTGAATGTTCCGGCAAATTAAAAAATCTTCAAATATTTTGCTTTTTCACTTTACGGTAATTAAAACGCTGTTTTTCAAATGGTTCCCAATTTATAATTTAATTATATTAATATTACGCAAAAAATCAAGAAAATTCATACTCGTTCGGTGCTGTAGCTCCGAACTCCGTGTGTTAATCCCTGAAATTCTACAGATTTACTATATACGTTTTTAAAAATTTTTCAATTGCTTTTATAGTTTCATCTTTAAGTTTTGACGGGCTTTGGGCAATCCAGATGGTAAAATTATAAAGTTCCTGAGTATTTACTTCCAACCATTTCATGTTTTTATGAAAAAACACAAACATTGTTGTCATTGCAATTCTTTTATTACCATTTTGGAACGGGTGATTCTTAACCATAAGATAAAAAAGTATGCTTGCTTTTTCAATAAGAGAAGGATAAAGAGATTTGCCGGAAAAACTTTGAAACGGTGTCGCAATGCAACTTTCTAATTTATTTGGAAAACGAGTGGAGAAACTGGGTATCGGCTCATTAAAAGACATTATTTCTTTCGCCAACCGGAACGAAAGATATTCCACTTCTTTTATTGTGATTTGTTTCATTATTCTCTACCCAGGAGTTTAAGCACTTCCCCATATTCCTTTACTGTTTTCCGGACGGCAGTATCAATTTCTATTTTGTCCTGTGAATTTAATTCTTTACCAAAGATATTATCAATTAACTTTCTATTTATAGCGTAATTCCTACCAATTTTTATTGCTTTAATTTCTCCTTTTTTAACTTTTTTATAAACCGCAATACGCGAAATGCCCATAATCTGGGCAAGTTTTGGTATAGTAATATATTTATCTTCCATTGTAATCCTCCCTTGTTAACTCCATTTACCATATTAACCTATGTTAACCTACTATAGACAGATTAACATAAAAATTAAGAAATGTCAAGTTTTTTATTATAATACCGGATCCACACCTGTTATGCATAATAATTACGTATCTTGTCCTTTACTTTAACCCGGCAATCGCTAAATGAAATCTCCAGTTTTTTCTTACTTTCTTAAATTTGCTCCTGTTGTTTTCATTTAGATATTTATTTCCAATTTCTTCGTCATTCATATCTTTTTCGATTTTGAATCCCCTGTTTTCAAACCAACCTGGGAGTTCTTCCGGCTGCCATCCGAATTTAAACGGTTCTTGTTTTTGTACACCGATTTTACTAATCAGACGGCTAATTGGATTTTCTTTTTTTATACTTTCTTTTTGAAAATATTCAAACACCAGAAGAGAATCCTTACTCATTAAATTTGATAATACCTGCAAGGTATTACTAACGGCTTGTTCTGTAAGGTACATTATGACACCTTCCCAAATAATCAATGTTTTCTTATTTTTATCAAAACCTGAATTTTTAAGAACATTCCCTAAAAGGCTGATTTCGTTTCTTTCAAAATCCCACTGGATA from the Elusimicrobiota bacterium genome contains:
- a CDS encoding HEAT repeat domain-containing protein, with product MVNNRKTAQKIIICAASILIFNNSAVHSKTDVNNYLKTATEKYNKQDLSGASKDIAKAAKSGKSETDLAKIKKNVAEAYFKRAGDKYNKDDLYGAIDDFESGLKLQNSESAKNIMGLCLSEIIQKLYVGQKDYQKSIVYLEKLIKLYPEDKDYKEMYDIAKKHVIKGVEALPGVESRQETKRIERLFELMESRLQRQEEVLKSYNDRLAMEIRKDAKDAKIDKEKFLKDIENTVNVKKKNIVYTVGLVTFATMCVAFFIFFLAAWFFRKKSSKYMEIYNRREVNGRIISDVSVSLPYKQEEEPNQRMIDELEIIKRDLNGVSDSKAIEDALQPYLDCNNEFVKIAAAEILFTHDKIKALGILSVFLNSPNASVRSSAVKTLGELSSPEAIEILYDFVKNTEDAGLKKEIIKCFIEILKNTEQVFPNNLTEKIRKYIFEIKSKEMWIVE
- a CDS encoding response regulator, producing the protein MAVKILIVDDVEETRKLLREVLEIAGYEVLEAKNGVEALQKVEEHLPNLILTDLMMPQMDGFTLNSKLKQNEKTKNIPVVVSTSHKDIHRVFNASDKTAIAGFIEKPYKVDEIWSIIEKLLKK
- a CDS encoding type II toxin-antitoxin system death-on-curing family toxin; this translates as MKQITIKEVEYLSFRLAKEIMSFNEPIPSFSTRFPNKLESCIATPFQSFSGKSLYPSLIEKASILFYLMVKNHPFQNGNKRIAMTTMFVFFHKNMKWLEVNTQELYNFTIWIAQSPSKLKDETIKAIEKFLKTYIVNL
- a CDS encoding helix-turn-helix domain-containing protein produces the protein MEDKYITIPKLAQIMGISRIAVYKKVKKGEIKAIKIGRNYAINRKLIDNIFGKELNSQDKIEIDTAVRKTVKEYGEVLKLLGRE
- a CDS encoding SAM-dependent methyltransferase translates to MKDNKSSKTAIWVAVCRSIANIPVGDETICNNPVGIQLVHGKAKKIINLIQKYPNIFWKIFGLFSPAILSVFWIKLRTRVIDDILLKFVEEKGEQLIILGAGYDFRAETLKNKLKDIPVFEVDHPATQNSKRRFLKELGMSSSNVRYIQWDFERNEISLLGNVLKNSGFDKNKKTLIIWEGVIMYLTEQAVSNTLQVLSNLMSKDSLLVFEYFQKESIKKENPISRLISKIGVQKQEPFKFGWQPEELPGWFENRGFKIEKDMNDEEIGNKYLNENNRSKFKKVRKNWRFHLAIAGLK